One Esox lucius isolate fEsoLuc1 chromosome 1, fEsoLuc1.pri, whole genome shotgun sequence genomic region harbors:
- the LOC105010421 gene encoding serine protease 33 — MDKELLKMRNPTVFSVLLLTMSTMSTAVSVCGLAPLNSRRVEGLDAAQGSWPWQASLQQSGSHVCGGSLISTEWVLSAAHCFSSSTPDGWNVVLGLENLQGSNPNEQASTVAEMVLHPDYNITSNDNDIALLRLSSPVTFTDYVQPVCLAANGSAFHNGTDTWVTGWGDISEGVNLTSLQTLQEDELPVVGNMQCDCLYGLDLITDNMLCAGFLEGGKDTCQGDSGSPMVIEQNNVWVQLGVVSWGCGSAWPDLPGVYTRVSQYQSWIDAQISTDPPGFVEFISFGDDTDSDFICSEPTPSDPSVEMSTPTEITLTTIVLDSALTTTENYTPGDSIFDNGQRLFGCLYILSALLFFLTM; from the exons ATGGACAAGGAGCTTCTGAAAATGAGGAATCcaactgtgttttctgtgcTTTTGTTGACAATGA GTACGATGAGCACTGCTGTATCTG TGTGTGGCTTGGCTCCACTCAACTCCAGGAGAGTGGAAGGCCTGGATGCCGCCCAAGGAAGTTGGCCCTGGCAGGCCAGCCTCCAACAGTCTGGTTCACATGTCTGTGGTGGGTCCCTCATCAGCACAGAGTGGGTGCTGTCTGCTGCCCACTGCTTCTCCAG CTCAACCCCAGATGGGTGGAATGTTGTTCTTGGTCTGGAGAACCTGCAGGGCAGTAATCCCAATGAACAGGCTAGCACTGTGGCTGAGATGGTCCTCCATCCAGACTACAACATAACAAGCAACGACAATGACATCGCTCTTCTCAGACTCTCCTCACCGGTCACTTTCACAGACTATGTCCAGCCGGTCTGCCTGGCCGCTAATGGCAGTGCTTTCCATAATGGCACTGATACCTGGGTGACAGGCTGGGGAGACATCAGTGAAGGAG tGAACCTCACCTCCCTCCAGACTCTCCAAGAAGATGAGCTTCCAGTTGTGGGGAACATGCAGTGTGACTGTCTCTATGGGCTTGACTTAATCACAGACAACATGCTCTGTGCTGGTTTTCTGGAAGGGGGCAAAGACACATGTCAG GGTGACTCTGGCAGCCCAATGGTGATAGAGCAGAACAATGTCTGGGTCCAGTTGGGGGTTGTTAGTTGGGGGTGTGGTTCTGCTTGGCCCGATCTCCCTGGAGTCTACACCAGAGTGTCCCAGTACCAGTCATGGATCGACGCCCAGATCAGCACCGACCCGCCAGGCTTTGTGGAGTTCATCTCCTTTGGTGACGACACTGACAGTGACTTCATCTGTTCAGAACCAACGCCATCGGACCCGTCCGTAGAGATGTCTACACCAACAGAGATAACCCTGACCACCATAGTGTTGGACTCAGCCCTTACTACCACCGAGAACTACACTCCCGGAGACTCCATTTTTGATAATGGCCAGCGTTTATTTGGCTGTCTATATATTCTGAGTGCCCTTCTGTTTTTCCTCACCATGTAA